One Actinomadura viridis genomic region harbors:
- a CDS encoding NADH-quinone oxidoreductase subunit M gives MEDFPWLSVLIAVPLLGALLVGVLPRAREELAKQLALGVSLLVAAGALVMAAGFDTGGPRFQYEEKYWWIKQFGVHWAVGVDGVALVLIVLSVILVPLVVLASWTEDGRSGGVDVPPKRSVKTYFALLLALEAMMIGVFAATDVFLFYVFFEAMLIPVYFLIGSYGGAQRSYAAVKFLLYSLFGGLLMLVAVIWLYPLSAKPASQGGLGHGTFLFSELSTLNIDPTTARWLFLGFFIAFAIKAPMVPVHTWLPDAAQQSPAGALVLIVGVLDKVGTYGMLRFCLELFPGAATWATPVVLGFAVLSIIYGAVLAIGQVDLKRLVAYTSVSHFGFIVLGIFAMTSQGQSGATLYMVNHGFSTGALFLIVGFMIARRRSARISDFGGVQKVAPLLAGTFLIAGLSGLSLPGLAPFVSEFLVLTGTFSRYRVPAVIAAVGIILAAVYILWMYQRTMNGPTVEAAKGMKDLSRRELWAVGPIIAIIVAMGFFPQPILNVINPSVEKTMVRVEQHDPAPKITGNVAENGARP, from the coding sequence ATGGAAGACTTTCCCTGGCTGAGCGTCCTCATCGCGGTGCCGCTCCTGGGCGCGCTGCTGGTGGGCGTGCTGCCGCGGGCGCGGGAGGAGCTGGCCAAGCAGCTCGCGCTGGGCGTGTCGCTGCTGGTCGCGGCCGGCGCGCTGGTGATGGCCGCGGGCTTCGACACCGGCGGGCCGCGCTTCCAGTACGAGGAGAAGTACTGGTGGATCAAGCAGTTCGGGGTGCACTGGGCGGTCGGCGTCGACGGCGTCGCGCTGGTGCTCATCGTGCTGTCGGTGATCCTGGTCCCGCTGGTCGTGCTGGCCTCCTGGACCGAGGACGGCCGGTCGGGCGGGGTGGACGTCCCGCCCAAGCGCTCGGTGAAGACCTACTTCGCGCTGCTGCTGGCGCTGGAAGCGATGATGATCGGCGTCTTCGCGGCGACCGACGTCTTCCTCTTCTACGTCTTCTTCGAGGCGATGCTGATCCCGGTGTACTTCCTCATCGGGTCCTACGGCGGCGCCCAGCGCTCGTACGCCGCGGTGAAGTTCCTGCTCTACTCGCTGTTCGGCGGCCTGCTGATGCTGGTCGCGGTGATCTGGCTCTACCCGCTGTCGGCCAAGCCGGCCTCCCAGGGCGGGCTGGGCCACGGCACGTTCCTGTTCAGCGAGCTGAGCACGCTCAACATCGACCCGACCACGGCCAGGTGGCTGTTCCTCGGCTTCTTCATCGCGTTCGCGATCAAGGCGCCGATGGTGCCGGTGCACACCTGGCTGCCGGACGCCGCGCAGCAGTCCCCGGCGGGCGCGCTGGTGCTGATCGTGGGCGTCCTGGACAAGGTCGGCACGTACGGCATGCTGCGGTTCTGCCTGGAGCTGTTCCCCGGGGCGGCCACCTGGGCCACCCCGGTCGTGCTCGGCTTCGCGGTGCTCAGCATCATCTACGGCGCGGTGCTGGCCATCGGGCAGGTCGACCTCAAGAGGCTGGTCGCCTACACGTCGGTGTCCCACTTCGGGTTCATCGTCCTGGGCATCTTCGCGATGACGTCGCAGGGCCAGTCCGGCGCCACGCTCTACATGGTCAACCACGGGTTCTCCACCGGGGCCCTGTTCCTGATCGTCGGGTTCATGATCGCGCGGCGCCGGTCGGCGCGGATCTCCGACTTCGGGGGCGTGCAGAAGGTCGCGCCGCTGCTGGCCGGGACGTTCCTCATCGCGGGGCTGTCGGGGCTGTCGCTGCCGGGCCTGGCACCGTTCGTCTCGGAGTTCCTGGTGCTGACCGGCACCTTCTCCCGGTACCGGGTGCCCGCGGTGATCGCCGCGGTCGGCATCATCCTGGCCGCCGTCTACATCCTGTGGATGTACCAGCGGACCATGAACGGCCCCACCGTGGAGGCCGCCAAGGGGATGAAGGACCTGTCCCGGCGCGAGCTGTGGGCGGTCGGCCCGATCATCGCGATCATCGTGGCGATGGGCTTCTTCCCGCAGCCGATCCTCAACGTGATCAATCCCTCGGTGGAGAAGACGATGGTCCGGGTGGAGCAGCACGATCCGGCGCCGAAGATCACCGGCAATGTCGCTGAGAACGGAGCCCGTCCATGA
- a CDS encoding NADH-quinone oxidoreductase subunit J, giving the protein MSPQVVAAQVADAQAGEPFLFWLLAVVSVCAALGMIFLRRAVHSALMLATVMLSLAVLYAIQGAPFLAFVQVIVYTGAVLMLFLFVLMLVGVSSTDSLVETIRGQRLWAAVAAIGFLGLLGAGLGQAVLSNAVGLRAVNEADGGNVVALAKLLFGKYVFAFEATSGLLITAALGAMVLTHRERLTPKATQRTLAEKRFRPGAPHPGPLPPPGTYARHNAVDMPALLPDGSVSELSVNPIIAARTDTIERHADLRGETEEQAVEEDVAAVRAVTEETEPAGAESREVKAGTPVSGKDGGSATEGEGER; this is encoded by the coding sequence GTGAGTCCCCAGGTGGTGGCGGCGCAGGTCGCCGACGCCCAGGCGGGAGAGCCGTTCCTGTTCTGGCTGCTGGCCGTGGTGTCGGTCTGCGCCGCGCTCGGCATGATCTTCTTGCGGCGGGCGGTGCACTCGGCGCTGATGCTGGCGACGGTGATGCTGTCGCTGGCGGTGCTGTACGCGATCCAGGGGGCGCCGTTCCTGGCGTTCGTCCAGGTGATCGTCTACACCGGCGCGGTGCTGATGCTCTTCCTGTTCGTGCTGATGCTGGTCGGGGTGAGCTCCACCGACTCGCTGGTGGAGACGATCCGCGGCCAGCGGCTGTGGGCCGCGGTCGCCGCGATCGGCTTCCTGGGCCTGCTGGGCGCCGGGCTCGGCCAGGCGGTCCTGTCGAACGCGGTGGGGCTGCGCGCGGTCAACGAGGCCGACGGCGGCAACGTCGTCGCGCTGGCCAAGCTGCTGTTCGGCAAGTACGTGTTCGCGTTCGAGGCGACCAGCGGCCTGCTGATCACCGCGGCGCTGGGCGCGATGGTGCTGACGCACCGCGAGCGGCTGACGCCGAAGGCCACCCAGCGGACGCTGGCGGAGAAGCGGTTCCGCCCCGGTGCCCCGCACCCGGGCCCGCTGCCGCCTCCCGGCACCTACGCGCGGCACAACGCGGTCGACATGCCCGCGCTGCTGCCCGACGGCAGCGTCTCGGAACTGTCGGTCAACCCGATCATCGCGGCCCGTACCGACACCATCGAGCGGCACGCCGACCTGCGCGGGGAGACCGAGGAGCAGGCGGTGGAGGAGGACGTGGCCGCGGTCAGGGCCGTGACCGAGGAGACCGAGCCGGCCGGTGCCGAGTCCCGGGAGGTCAAGGCCGGGACCCCGGTGTCGGGCAAGGACGGCGGCTCCGCGACTGAAGGCGAGGGCGAGCGATGA
- the nuoI gene encoding NADH-quinone oxidoreductase subunit NuoI — protein sequence MGLTDFLNPVKGFGVSFHQMFQKSETVQYPEVKRPTAPRFHGRHQLNRWPDGLEKCIGCELCAWACPADAIYVEGADNSEEERYSPGERYGRVYQINYLRCILCGLCIEACPTRALTMTNEYELADDSRESLIYTKDMLLAPLREGMEAPPHAMRLGETEEDYYRLGLQPEESAHGASSEGSEHQ from the coding sequence GTGGGACTCACTGACTTCCTGAACCCGGTCAAGGGGTTCGGGGTCTCGTTCCATCAGATGTTCCAGAAGAGCGAGACCGTCCAGTACCCCGAGGTGAAGAGGCCGACCGCTCCGCGGTTCCACGGCCGGCACCAGCTCAACCGGTGGCCGGACGGGCTGGAGAAGTGCATCGGCTGCGAGCTGTGCGCCTGGGCGTGCCCGGCCGACGCCATCTACGTGGAGGGCGCCGACAACTCCGAGGAGGAGCGGTACTCCCCGGGGGAGCGGTACGGCCGCGTCTACCAGATCAACTACCTGCGCTGCATCCTGTGCGGGCTGTGCATCGAGGCGTGCCCGACCCGGGCGCTGACGATGACCAACGAGTACGAGCTGGCCGACGACAGCCGCGAGAGCCTGATCTACACCAAGGACATGCTGCTGGCCCCACTCCGCGAAGGCATGGAGGCGCCACCGCACGCGATGCGGCTGGGCGAGACCGAGGAGGACTACTACCGCCTCGGCCTCCAGCCGGAGGAGAGCGCGCACGGCGCCTCGTCCGAAGGGAGTGAACACCAGTGA
- the nuoK gene encoding NADH-quinone oxidoreductase subunit NuoK, protein MSPGHYLALSAILFTIGGVGVLVRRNAIVVFMCVELMLNATNLAFVTFARMHGNLDGQIIAFFVMVVAAAEVVVGLAIIMTIFRTRRSSSVDDANLLKY, encoded by the coding sequence ATGAGTCCGGGGCACTACCTGGCGCTCTCGGCGATCCTGTTCACCATCGGCGGCGTCGGGGTGCTGGTGCGCCGCAACGCGATCGTGGTGTTCATGTGCGTCGAGCTGATGCTCAACGCGACCAACCTGGCGTTCGTGACGTTCGCCCGGATGCACGGCAACCTCGACGGGCAGATCATCGCGTTCTTCGTGATGGTGGTGGCCGCGGCGGAGGTCGTGGTGGGCCTGGCGATCATCATGACCATCTTCCGGACCCGCAGGTCCTCGTCGGTCGACGACGCGAACCTGCTGAAGTACTGA
- the nuoF gene encoding NADH-quinone oxidoreductase subunit NuoF produces MTTLTPILTRTWDQADSFTRAAYEREGGYRALRRALGMPPDDIIQAVKDSGLRGRGGAGFPTGMKWGFIPQGDGKPHYLVVNADESEPGTCKDIPLMMANPHVLIEGIVISSFAIRANHAFIYVRGEVLHVIRRLQQAVAEAYEAGYLGRDILGSGFDLELVVHTGAGAYICGEETALLDSLEGYRGQPRLKPPFPAVAGLYGGPTVINNVESIASVPSIIDNGADWFAAMGTEKSQGYGIFSLSGHVTRPGQYEAPLGITLRELLDMAGGIRAGHRLKFWTPGGSSTPIFTDEHLDVPLDFESVGAAGSMLGTRALQIFDETTCVVRAVLRWSEFYAHESCGKCTPCREGTYWYKQMLKRLEAGRGEEKDLETLLDLSDNILGRSFCALGDGATSPVVSSIKLFRDEYLRHFEQGGCPFDPAASTLWGGATK; encoded by the coding sequence ATGACCACGCTCACCCCCATCCTCACCAGGACCTGGGACCAGGCCGATTCGTTCACTCGCGCCGCCTACGAGCGCGAGGGCGGCTACAGGGCTCTGCGCAGGGCCCTGGGCATGCCTCCAGACGACATCATCCAGGCCGTGAAGGACTCCGGGCTGCGCGGACGCGGCGGCGCGGGCTTCCCCACCGGCATGAAGTGGGGCTTCATCCCGCAGGGTGACGGCAAGCCGCACTACCTGGTGGTGAACGCGGACGAGTCCGAGCCGGGGACGTGCAAGGACATCCCGCTGATGATGGCCAACCCGCACGTGCTGATCGAGGGCATCGTCATCAGCTCGTTCGCGATCCGCGCCAATCACGCCTTCATCTACGTGCGCGGCGAGGTGCTGCACGTGATCCGCCGCCTGCAGCAGGCGGTGGCCGAGGCGTACGAGGCCGGCTACCTCGGGCGCGACATCCTCGGCTCCGGGTTCGACCTGGAACTGGTCGTGCACACCGGCGCCGGGGCCTACATCTGCGGCGAGGAGACGGCGCTGCTGGACTCCCTGGAGGGATATCGCGGTCAGCCCAGGCTGAAGCCTCCCTTCCCTGCGGTCGCGGGCCTCTATGGAGGTCCCACCGTCATCAACAACGTCGAGTCGATCGCCTCGGTTCCCTCGATCATCGACAACGGCGCGGACTGGTTCGCGGCGATGGGCACCGAGAAGTCCCAGGGGTACGGGATCTTCTCGCTGTCCGGCCACGTCACCCGTCCCGGGCAGTACGAGGCGCCGCTGGGCATCACGCTGCGCGAGCTGCTGGACATGGCGGGCGGGATCCGCGCCGGGCACCGGCTGAAGTTCTGGACGCCGGGCGGCTCCTCGACCCCGATCTTCACCGACGAGCACCTGGACGTCCCGCTGGACTTCGAGTCGGTGGGCGCGGCCGGGTCCATGCTCGGCACCCGGGCGCTGCAGATCTTCGACGAGACGACCTGCGTCGTCCGGGCGGTGCTGCGCTGGTCGGAGTTCTACGCGCACGAGTCGTGCGGCAAGTGCACGCCGTGCCGCGAAGGCACGTACTGGTACAAGCAGATGCTCAAGCGCCTGGAGGCCGGCAGGGGCGAGGAGAAGGACCTGGAGACCCTCCTCGACCTGTCCGACAACATCCTCGGCCGGTCGTTCTGCGCCCTGGGCGACGGTGCGACCAGCCCGGTGGTCTCGTCCATCAAGCTCTTCCGCGACGAGTACCTCCGGCACTTCGAGCAGGGCGGCTGTCCCTTCGACCCGGCCGCCTCCACCCTCTGGGGAGGTGCGACCAAGTGA
- the nuoH gene encoding NADH-quinone oxidoreductase subunit NuoH — protein MSISASVLAAGPAPGDPTLESFGRDPWWLIGGKVLVIFAFLVLTVLFSMWVERRVIGRMQLRVGPNRAGPFGLLQGLADGIKLALKEDIVPRNVDKIVFILAPIMSAVPAFISFIIIPFGPTVSVFGHHTPLQGTDLPVAVLLVLAMASMGVYGIVLAGWSSMSPYSLLGGLRSSAQVISYEIAMALSFVAVFLFAGTMSTSGIVNAQADRWFVILLLPSFLVYVVTMMGESNRIPFDLPEGEGELVGGFHTEYSSLKFAMFFLAEYINMATLSALATTLFLGGWRAPAPISTFWEGANSGWWPVLWFLVKVWAFIFFFVWLRGSLPRVRYDQLMKLGWKVLMPFSLGWIVLVATIRALRNEGFDMQQIVIYSAVAAGAVLVGTLLWEMLRGEGGKEKEIVPDVAKGQEAGTETAGGFPVPPMDAPHYHGRRADASKQVTTTTTREEVGSGTH, from the coding sequence ATGAGCATCAGTGCGTCCGTTCTCGCGGCCGGGCCGGCGCCGGGCGACCCCACGCTGGAGAGCTTCGGCCGGGACCCGTGGTGGCTGATCGGCGGCAAGGTGCTGGTCATCTTCGCCTTCCTGGTCCTGACCGTGCTCTTCTCGATGTGGGTCGAGCGCCGGGTGATCGGCCGGATGCAGCTGCGCGTCGGGCCGAACCGGGCCGGGCCGTTCGGGCTGCTGCAGGGCCTGGCCGACGGGATCAAGCTGGCGCTGAAGGAGGACATCGTCCCCCGGAACGTCGACAAGATCGTGTTCATCCTGGCCCCGATCATGTCGGCGGTGCCGGCGTTCATCTCGTTCATCATCATCCCGTTCGGGCCGACGGTGTCGGTCTTCGGGCACCACACCCCGCTGCAGGGCACCGACCTGCCGGTGGCGGTGCTGCTGGTGCTGGCGATGGCGTCGATGGGCGTCTACGGGATCGTGCTGGCCGGCTGGTCGTCGATGTCGCCGTACTCGCTGCTGGGCGGGCTGCGCTCGTCCGCGCAGGTGATCTCCTACGAGATCGCGATGGCGCTGTCGTTCGTGGCGGTGTTCCTGTTCGCCGGGACGATGTCGACCAGCGGCATCGTCAACGCGCAGGCCGACCGCTGGTTCGTGATCCTGCTGCTGCCCTCGTTCCTGGTGTACGTGGTCACGATGATGGGCGAGTCCAACCGGATCCCCTTCGACCTCCCCGAGGGCGAGGGCGAGCTGGTCGGCGGCTTCCACACCGAGTACTCGTCGCTGAAGTTCGCGATGTTCTTCCTGGCCGAGTACATCAACATGGCCACCCTCTCCGCCCTGGCCACCACGCTGTTCCTCGGCGGGTGGCGCGCCCCGGCGCCGATCTCCACGTTCTGGGAGGGCGCCAACAGCGGCTGGTGGCCGGTGCTGTGGTTCCTGGTCAAGGTCTGGGCGTTCATCTTCTTCTTCGTCTGGCTGCGCGGCTCGCTGCCGCGGGTGCGCTACGACCAGCTGATGAAGCTCGGCTGGAAGGTGCTGATGCCCTTCTCGCTCGGCTGGATCGTGCTGGTGGCCACCATCCGCGCCCTCCGCAACGAGGGCTTCGACATGCAGCAGATCGTGATCTACTCCGCGGTCGCCGCGGGCGCCGTGCTGGTGGGCACGCTGCTGTGGGAGATGCTGCGCGGCGAGGGCGGCAAGGAGAAGGAGATCGTCCCGGACGTGGCCAAGGGCCAGGAGGCCGGGACCGAGACGGCGGGCGGCTTCCCCGTCCCGCCGATGGACGCGCCGCACTACCACGGCCGCCGCGCGGATGCGTCGAAGCAGGTCACGACCACGACCACGCGTGAGGAGGTCGGAAGTGGGACTCACTGA
- a CDS encoding NADH-quinone oxidoreductase subunit G, producing MVGVTIDGFEIEVPKGTLIIRAAELLGIQIPRFCDHPLLDPVGACRQCLVEIPDAGNGRGMPKPQASCTTTVMPGMVIKTQLTSPVADKAQHGVMELLLINHPLDCPVCDKGGECPLQNQAMSNGRGESRFTETKRTFPKPIPLSSQVLLDRERCIQCARCTRFSDQIAGDAFIDLFERGAKEQVGAAEDKPFQSYFSGNTVQICPVGALTGAAYRFRSRPFDLVSTPSACEHCASGCALRTDHRRGKITRRLAGDDPQVNEEWNCDKGRWAFTYATQPDRLTHPLVRNEDGVLEPASWPEALTIAARGLSAARGRAGVLTGGRVTLEDAYAYAKFARVALGTNDIDFRARDHSREEAEFLASSVAGRPIEVTYSDLEKAPAVLLAGFEPEEESPIVFLRLRKAFRKTGLRVFSVAPFATRGLAKTGGTLLRSVPGAEAEVLGSLVSDTADAGAVDRAAHRDARSLLAEPGAVIMVGERLAGSPGALSSVVRLAQVTGARLAWVPRRAGERGALEAGALPGLLPIGRPVGDPEARAEVARAWSVAELPASPGRDGAGIIAAAASGELGALLVGGVDPYDLPDPAAALAALEAAPFVVSLEQRVSAVTDRADVVLPVAAVAEKSGTFVDWEGRGRPFDTVLKSAGRLSDLRVLDALASEMDVHLALPDPAAAKRELSGLGAYRGERPAAPSVPAGVQPQPGTGEALLASWRMLLDRGRMQDGEPYLAGTAKTAVARLSPATAAEIGAVDGAGGADGAVTVTVTAGHGEVTLPLEVTPGLPDRVVWLPAASAGCAIHRDLGVTAGSVVKISTGGAS from the coding sequence ATGGTCGGCGTCACCATCGACGGCTTCGAGATCGAGGTGCCCAAGGGCACGCTGATCATCCGGGCCGCCGAGCTGCTGGGGATCCAGATCCCCCGGTTCTGCGACCACCCGCTGCTGGACCCGGTCGGGGCCTGCCGCCAGTGCCTGGTGGAGATCCCGGACGCGGGCAACGGGCGGGGCATGCCCAAGCCGCAGGCGTCCTGCACCACCACGGTGATGCCGGGCATGGTCATCAAGACCCAGCTCACCTCGCCGGTGGCCGACAAGGCCCAGCACGGCGTGATGGAGCTGCTGCTGATCAACCACCCGCTGGACTGCCCGGTCTGCGACAAGGGCGGCGAGTGCCCGCTGCAGAACCAGGCGATGTCGAACGGGCGGGGCGAGTCGCGGTTCACCGAGACCAAGCGGACCTTCCCCAAGCCGATCCCGCTGTCCAGCCAGGTCCTGCTGGACCGGGAGCGGTGCATCCAGTGCGCCCGCTGCACCCGGTTCTCCGACCAGATCGCCGGGGACGCCTTCATCGACCTGTTCGAGCGGGGCGCCAAGGAGCAGGTCGGGGCGGCCGAGGACAAGCCGTTCCAGTCCTACTTCTCCGGCAACACGGTCCAGATCTGCCCGGTCGGCGCGCTGACCGGCGCGGCGTACCGGTTCCGGTCCCGGCCGTTCGACCTGGTGTCGACGCCCAGCGCCTGCGAGCACTGCGCCTCCGGCTGCGCCCTGCGCACCGACCACCGGCGCGGCAAGATCACCCGGCGGCTGGCCGGTGACGACCCGCAGGTGAACGAGGAGTGGAACTGCGACAAGGGCCGGTGGGCGTTCACCTACGCCACCCAGCCCGACCGGCTCACCCACCCGCTGGTCCGCAACGAGGACGGGGTGCTGGAGCCGGCGTCCTGGCCCGAGGCGCTGACCATCGCCGCGCGGGGCCTGTCGGCCGCCCGCGGCCGGGCGGGCGTGCTGACCGGCGGCCGGGTGACCCTGGAGGACGCCTACGCCTACGCCAAGTTCGCCCGGGTCGCGCTCGGCACCAATGACATCGACTTCCGCGCGCGCGACCACTCCCGCGAGGAGGCCGAGTTCCTGGCCTCGTCGGTGGCCGGGCGGCCGATCGAGGTGACCTACTCCGACCTGGAGAAGGCGCCGGCGGTGCTGCTGGCCGGCTTCGAGCCGGAGGAGGAGTCGCCGATCGTCTTCCTGCGGCTGCGCAAGGCGTTCCGCAAGACCGGGCTGCGGGTGTTCTCGGTCGCGCCGTTCGCGACCCGGGGGCTGGCGAAGACCGGCGGCACCCTGCTGCGGTCGGTCCCCGGAGCGGAGGCCGAGGTCCTCGGCTCGCTGGTGAGCGACACCGCGGACGCCGGAGCCGTCGACCGGGCCGCGCACCGCGACGCGCGGAGCCTGCTGGCCGAGCCCGGCGCGGTGATCATGGTCGGCGAGCGGCTCGCGGGCAGCCCCGGCGCGCTGTCCAGCGTGGTCCGGCTGGCCCAGGTCACCGGCGCCCGGCTGGCCTGGGTGCCGCGCCGGGCCGGGGAACGCGGCGCGCTGGAGGCGGGGGCCCTGCCCGGGCTGCTGCCGATCGGCCGCCCGGTCGGCGACCCCGAGGCGCGTGCCGAGGTGGCCCGCGCCTGGTCGGTGGCCGAGCTGCCCGCCTCGCCCGGACGCGACGGCGCGGGCATCATCGCCGCCGCGGCGTCCGGTGAGCTGGGCGCGCTGCTGGTCGGCGGCGTCGACCCCTACGACCTGCCCGACCCGGCCGCGGCGCTGGCCGCGCTGGAGGCCGCCCCGTTCGTGGTGAGCCTGGAGCAGCGGGTCAGCGCGGTCACCGACCGCGCCGACGTGGTGCTGCCGGTGGCGGCCGTGGCCGAGAAGTCCGGGACGTTCGTCGACTGGGAGGGCCGCGGCCGCCCGTTCGACACCGTGCTCAAGTCCGCCGGCCGCCTGTCCGACCTGCGGGTGCTGGACGCGCTGGCCTCCGAGATGGACGTCCACCTGGCGCTGCCCGACCCGGCGGCGGCCAAGCGGGAGCTGAGCGGGCTGGGCGCCTACCGTGGTGAGCGGCCCGCCGCGCCCAGCGTGCCGGCCGGCGTGCAGCCGCAGCCGGGCACCGGCGAGGCGCTGCTGGCGAGCTGGCGGATGCTGCTGGACCGGGGGCGCATGCAGGACGGCGAGCCGTACCTGGCGGGCACCGCCAAGACTGCGGTGGCCCGGCTCTCGCCCGCCACGGCCGCCGAGATCGGCGCCGTCGACGGCGCCGGCGGCGCGGACGGCGCGGTGACCGTCACGGTCACCGCCGGGCACGGCGAGGTCACGCTGCCGCTGGAGGTCACGCCCGGCCTGCCGGACCGCGTGGTGTGGCTGCCGGCCGCGTCGGCGGGCTGCGCGATCCACCGCGACCTGGGCGTGACCGCCGGAAGCGTCGTCAAGATCTCCACCGGAGGCGCGTCATGA
- the nuoL gene encoding NADH-quinone oxidoreductase subunit L — MKAEGIQALAWLLIALPLAGAALLLLGGRRTDKWGHLLGVTMSAASFVVGAAMFVQMLGYAPEERRRILHLWQFFDVGSFKVDMGLLVDPLSISFVLLITGVGTLIHIYSIGYMAEDPDRRRFFAYLNLFVAAMLLLVLGDNYVAMFIGWEGVGLASYLLIGFWQYKPSAAVAAKKAFVVNRVGDFGFLTAIMLMFATFGTVGFEQILGSGAEHPGLAAGLSQGTATAIGLLLLVGACGKSAQLPLQSWLLDAMEGPTPVSALIHAATMVTAGVYLIVRSSAIFEMSADAQLAVTIVGAATLLAGAIIGCAKDDIKKALAGSTMSQIGYMMLAAGLGPVGYAVAIAHLIAHGFFKAGLFLGAGSVMHGMNDDVNMRRYGALRTMMVITWATFGLGYLAIIGFPGLSGWFTKEGIIEAAFAKGGTTGTVLGACAVIGAAITAYYMSRVMFMTFYGEKRWDEGVHPHESPKVMTVPLMLLAVGSVFAGGFLMLGGFSEFLAPVVGEPEEHHHFQPITVPGVATFVLMIIGAAIAWRQYGARKVPREAPAGSFVTVAARKDLYGDALNESLLMRPGQWLTRLAVWFDGRGVDGLVNGLAAGVGGTSGRVRRIQTGFARTYALSMFFGAAIIVAALLAVNV, encoded by the coding sequence ATGAAAGCGGAAGGCATCCAGGCCCTGGCCTGGCTCCTGATCGCGCTGCCGCTGGCCGGGGCGGCGCTGCTGCTGCTGGGCGGGCGCCGTACCGACAAGTGGGGGCATCTCCTCGGGGTCACGATGTCGGCGGCCTCGTTCGTGGTCGGCGCGGCCATGTTCGTCCAGATGCTCGGGTACGCGCCCGAGGAGCGGCGCCGGATCCTGCACCTGTGGCAGTTCTTCGACGTCGGCTCGTTCAAGGTCGACATGGGGCTGCTGGTGGACCCGCTGTCCATCAGCTTCGTGCTGCTGATCACCGGTGTGGGCACGCTGATCCACATCTACTCCATCGGCTACATGGCCGAGGACCCCGACCGGCGCCGGTTCTTCGCCTACCTCAACCTGTTCGTGGCGGCGATGCTGCTGCTGGTGCTGGGCGACAACTACGTCGCCATGTTCATCGGCTGGGAGGGCGTCGGTCTCGCCTCGTACCTGCTGATCGGCTTCTGGCAGTACAAGCCGAGCGCGGCGGTGGCGGCCAAGAAGGCGTTCGTGGTGAACCGGGTCGGCGACTTCGGGTTCCTCACCGCGATCATGCTGATGTTCGCCACGTTCGGCACCGTCGGGTTCGAGCAGATCCTGGGCAGCGGCGCCGAGCACCCGGGCCTGGCCGCCGGGCTGAGCCAGGGCACCGCCACCGCGATCGGGCTGCTGCTCCTGGTCGGCGCCTGCGGTAAGTCGGCGCAGCTGCCGCTGCAGTCGTGGCTCCTGGACGCGATGGAGGGCCCGACCCCGGTGTCGGCGCTCATCCACGCCGCGACGATGGTGACCGCCGGCGTCTACCTGATCGTCCGATCCTCGGCGATCTTCGAGATGTCGGCGGACGCCCAGCTGGCGGTGACCATCGTGGGCGCCGCCACGCTGCTGGCCGGTGCGATCATCGGTTGCGCCAAGGACGACATCAAGAAGGCGCTGGCCGGCTCGACGATGTCGCAGATCGGCTACATGATGCTGGCCGCCGGGCTCGGCCCGGTCGGGTACGCGGTCGCCATCGCGCACCTGATCGCGCACGGCTTCTTCAAGGCGGGCCTCTTCCTGGGCGCCGGCTCGGTCATGCACGGCATGAACGACGACGTGAACATGCGGCGGTACGGCGCACTGCGGACGATGATGGTCATCACCTGGGCCACCTTCGGGCTGGGCTACCTGGCGATCATCGGGTTCCCGGGCCTGTCGGGGTGGTTCACCAAGGAGGGCATCATCGAGGCCGCCTTCGCCAAGGGCGGCACCACCGGCACCGTCCTCGGCGCCTGCGCGGTGATCGGCGCCGCCATCACCGCGTACTACATGTCGCGGGTGATGTTCATGACCTTCTACGGCGAGAAGCGCTGGGACGAGGGCGTGCATCCGCACGAGTCGCCCAAGGTCATGACCGTTCCGCTGATGCTGCTGGCGGTCGGCTCGGTCTTCGCCGGCGGGTTCCTGATGCTGGGCGGGTTCTCCGAGTTCCTGGCCCCGGTGGTGGGCGAGCCCGAGGAGCACCACCACTTCCAGCCGATCACCGTTCCGGGGGTCGCGACCTTCGTACTGATGATCATCGGTGCCGCGATCGCCTGGCGGCAGTACGGCGCCCGCAAGGTGCCGCGCGAGGCTCCGGCCGGTTCGTTCGTCACCGTCGCGGCCCGCAAGGACCTCTACGGTGACGCCCTGAACGAGTCGCTGCTGATGCGGCCCGGCCAGTGGCTGACCCGCCTGGCGGTCTGGTTCGACGGCCGGGGCGTGGACGGCCTGGTCAACGGCCTGGCGGCGGGCGTCGGCGGCACCTCCGGCCGGGTCCGGCGGATCCAGACCGGCTTCGCCCGCACCTACGCCCTGTCAATGTTCTTCGGCGCGGCGATCATCGTCGCGGCGCTCCTGGCGGTGAACGTGTGA